The Sagittula stellata E-37 sequence GACAGGTCGCCTTGCAGGGACATGACGCCGATGGCCACGAAGTTGTTGACCATGTGGAACGCGATGGCAGCGCCAAGGCTGCCCGAGCGCGCCGTCAGGTCTGCGGCGGCAAGACCGAACGCCACGGCCCATAGCGCGATCGACACTGCGTTGCTGCCCCAGACATCCGGCGCATAATGGCCAAGACCGAAAGCCAGCGAAGGCAGCGTCAACCACACCGCGGGCCACTTCACCCGCGCGGCAAGTGTACTTTGGAAGTAACCGCGGAACAGGACTTCTTCCGATGCGGTCTGTACCAGCAGCGCCACCAGCGTCAGCGGCAACAGAGCCAGCCATTGCGCAGGCGGCAGGCCGGGCTCGGACGCCACGCGCAACGGCCATGGCGGCAAGAGCGCGATCACGACGTTCAACGCCACCAGCACGGCCGCGACGCGCAGAAACTGCGGCCAGAACATCCGCGCCGGACCGAACAGGCTGCCGGCGCTTCGCCCGTGCAGGGTTTCGGCCACGACGATGGCACCGATGCCCATGGCCCCCATCAGCGAAAGCTGCGCCAGAAGCCCCCAGGGATCCTGGCCCGACGTGATGGCGTTCAGCACAGACGGAAAACGATCCGGCCCGACGA is a genomic window containing:
- a CDS encoding CPBP family intramembrane glutamic endopeptidase, which encodes MKRDRYAPHAVLTLPTFPRCELWRLVLGLVLATVIMFGLTRGVIALISGIVGPDRFPSVLNAITSGQDPWGLLAQLSLMGAMGIGAIVVAETLHGRSAGSLFGPARMFWPQFLRVAAVLVALNVVIALLPPWPLRVASEPGLPPAQWLALLPLTLVALLVQTASEEVLFRGYFQSTLAARVKWPAVWLTLPSLAFGLGHYAPDVWGSNAVSIALWAVAFGLAAADLTARSGSLGAAIAFHMVNNFVAIGVMSLQGDLSGLALTKLPFGPEDEAALAAILPVDLATLFVSWLAARLALRV